In one window of uncultured Acetobacteroides sp. DNA:
- a CDS encoding peptide MFS transporter: MSSSTNRQPAALYLIAAAGAGERFAYYGMRAILMLYMIAGVSGQLSGMSFSQHSAGIAYGVFNALCYGLPFFGGLLADRVIGSRKSVSIGGVFIILGFIVLSLDNKMLPFVGGLTLIAIGNGFFKPTVVSMIGALYEQGDPRRDGAFTLYYQLFNVGAFIAPLLCGFVATQWGYLAGFLVAAGAVSLSMIIYWIYAPKYLKEIGKMKKVDKASAGEAHAEKEKLTKEEKDRLSVIFVLLFFVTFFWTGFEQAGSSMTIFTEQNIDKSIGGWAVPTAWFQGINPFFVFVFGFAVSALWLKLHKMGKNPSIPVKMGLGMIFLGLGFVVMLGAVSQYNQTGAQASMMWIVAAYFLQTIGELMLSPIGLSMITKLAPQRMVSMFMGVWFLPSFLAHLMGGFIAGYSQDLGYGLTFGCIAAFVMVLGLGVIFLRGTLVRLMHGRG, encoded by the coding sequence TACCTGATTGCAGCGGCCGGTGCTGGCGAGCGTTTTGCCTACTACGGCATGCGCGCAATTCTAATGCTTTACATGATTGCCGGGGTTTCCGGGCAGCTGTCGGGGATGAGCTTCTCGCAGCATTCTGCCGGGATCGCCTATGGCGTATTCAACGCCCTATGCTACGGTTTGCCCTTCTTCGGCGGGCTACTTGCCGACCGGGTTATCGGCAGCCGCAAGTCGGTTTCTATCGGTGGGGTCTTCATCATCCTCGGCTTTATCGTTCTTTCGTTGGACAACAAGATGCTGCCGTTTGTGGGAGGGCTAACGCTGATTGCCATTGGCAACGGCTTCTTTAAGCCAACCGTGGTGTCGATGATCGGCGCCCTTTACGAGCAGGGCGATCCCCGTCGTGATGGCGCATTCACGCTCTACTACCAGCTCTTCAACGTCGGCGCCTTTATCGCACCGCTGCTCTGCGGCTTTGTGGCCACGCAGTGGGGGTATCTGGCCGGCTTTCTAGTTGCGGCAGGGGCCGTATCCCTGAGCATGATCATCTACTGGATTTATGCGCCAAAGTACCTCAAGGAGATTGGCAAGATGAAAAAGGTCGACAAGGCCAGCGCTGGTGAGGCGCATGCCGAAAAGGAAAAGCTCACAAAGGAGGAAAAGGACCGGCTGTCGGTGATCTTTGTGCTGCTCTTCTTCGTGACCTTCTTCTGGACCGGCTTCGAGCAGGCTGGCAGCTCCATGACAATTTTTACCGAGCAGAATATCGATAAGTCAATTGGTGGATGGGCCGTGCCAACGGCATGGTTCCAGGGCATCAACCCCTTCTTCGTATTTGTGTTTGGATTTGCGGTGTCGGCGCTTTGGCTAAAGCTGCATAAGATGGGGAAGAACCCGTCGATCCCCGTAAAGATGGGGTTGGGGATGATCTTCCTTGGGCTTGGATTCGTTGTTATGCTCGGCGCCGTGAGCCAGTACAACCAAACCGGGGCGCAGGCCAGCATGATGTGGATCGTTGCCGCCTACTTCCTGCAAACCATCGGCGAGCTGATGCTTTCGCCTATCGGGTTGTCGATGATCACCAAGCTCGCGCCACAACGGATGGTGTCGATGTTTATGGGCGTATGGTTCTTGCCATCGTTCCTGGCTCACCTCATGGGCGGATTCATTGCCGGCTACTCGCAGGATCTCGGGTATGGGCTAACCTTTGGCTGCATCGCCGCCTTTGTGATGGTGCTCGGCTTGGGTGTGATCTTCCTCAGAGGAACGCTTGTACGCCTTATGCATGGTAGGGGGTAA